A window of Ictidomys tridecemlineatus isolate mIctTri1 chromosome 15, mIctTri1.hap1, whole genome shotgun sequence contains these coding sequences:
- the Shisa7 gene encoding protein shisa-7, which produces MPALLLLGTLVLLASTAGQAGARPSNATSADPPGPLPALLAHLRRLTGALTGGGGAAGPGANGTRTSPAGGPGAAARAPPPAELCHGYYDVMGQYDATFNCSTGSYRFCCGTCHYRFCCEHRHMRLAQASCSNYDTPRWATTPPPLAGGAGGAGGAGGGPGPGQAGWLEGGRPGGAGGRGGEGPGGSTAYVVCGVISFALAVGVGAKVAFSKASRAPRAHREINVPRALVDILRHQAGPGTRPDRARSSSLTPGTGGPDSMPPRTPKNLYSTVKPPNIENLHHNYLHLSANSPTHRAAMLDWRALPPPSPSLHYSTLSCSRSFHNLSHLPPSYEAAVKSELNRYSSLKRLAEKDLDEAYLKRRHLAEMPRGTLPLHALRRPGTGGGYRMEGWGGPEELGLAPAPNPRRVMSQEHLLGDGGRASRYEFTLPRARLVSQEHLLLSSPEALRQSREHLLSPPRSPALPPESAPRASLAASHSNLLLGPGGPPTPLHGLPPSGLHAHHHHALHGSPQPAWMSDAGGGGTLARRPPFQRQGTLEQLQFIPGHHLPQHLRTASKNEVTV; this is translated from the exons ATGCCGGCCCTCCTGCTCCTCGGGACCCTCGTGCTCCTGGCCTCCACCGCCGGCCAGGCCGGGGCGCGCCCGTCCAACGCAACGAGCGCCGACCCCCCCGGCCCGCTGCCCGCCCTGTTAGCGCACCTGCGGCGCCTGACCGGGGCGCTGACGGGCGGCGGGGGCGCGGCGGGCCCGGGCGCCAACGGCACCAGGACCAGCCCCGCAGGCGGCCCCGGCGCAGCAGCCCGGGCCCCGCCTCCTGCCGAGCTCTGCCATGGCTACTACGATGTCATGGGCCAGTACGACGCCACCTTCAACTGCAGCACGGGCTCCTACCGCTTCTGCTGCGGAACCTGCCACTACCGCTTCTGCTGCGAGCACCGCCACATGCGCCTGGCGCAGGCCTCCTGCTCCAACTACGACACGCCGCGATGGGCCACGACGCCGCCGCCGCTGGCCGGGGGCGCGGGGGGCGCCGGGGGCGCGGGCGGgggcccagggccaggccaggccgGGTGGCTGGAAGGGGGCCGTCCTGGGGGTGCGGGGGGAAGAGGGGGCGAGGGCCCTGGAGGCAGCACCGCCTATGTGGTGTGCGGGGTCATCAGCTTCGCCCTGGCCGTGGGCGTCGGAGCCAAAGTGGCCTTCAGCAAGGCGTCCCGCGCGCCCAGGGCGCACCGCGAGATCAACGTGCCCAG GGCCCTGGTGGACATCCTGAGGCATCAGGCGGGGCCTGGAACCCGTCCGGACCGGGCCCGAAGCAGCTCCCTGACCCCAGGGACTGGGGGTCCCGACAGCATGCCCCCCCGGACGCCCAAGAACCTCTACAGCACAGTGAAGCCCCCCAACATCG AGAATCTGCACCACAACTACCTGCACCTCAGCGCCAACAGCCCCACGCACCGAGCCGCCATGCTGG ACTGGAGGGCCCTGCCAccacccagcccctccctgcaCTACTCCACGCTGTCCTGCTCTCGCTCCTTCCACAACCTCTCGCACCTGCCCCCGTCCTATGAGGCTGCTGTGAAGTCGGAACTGAACCGCTACTCCTCCCTGAAGAGGCTGG CCGAAAAGGACTTGGACGAGGCCTACCTGAAGCGCCGGCACCTGGCCGAGATGCCCCGCGGGACGCTGCCCCTGCACGCGCTGCGGCGACCCGGCACTGGAGGCGGCTACCgcatggagggctggggtggcCCGGAGGAGCTGGGCCTGGCGCCCGCGCCCAACCCGCGGCGGGTCATGTCCCAGGAGCACCTGCTGGGCGACGGGGGCCGGGCCTCGCGATACGAGTTCACGCTGCCTCGCGCGCGCCTGGTGTCGCAGGAGCACCTGCTCCTCTCCTCGCCTGAGGCCCTGCGACAGAGCCGCGAGCACCTGCTGTCGCCCCCGCGCAGCCCAGCGCTGCCCCCCGAGTCGGCCCCCCGGGCCAGCCTGGCGGCCTCACACTCCAACCTGCTGCTGGGGCCTGGGGGGCCCCCGACGCCGCTGCACGGGCTGCCGCCCTCCGGCCTGCACGCCCACCACCACCACGCCCTGCACGGCTCCCCGCAGCCCGCCTGGATGTCCGACGCCGGGGGCGGGGGCACGCTGGCCCGGAGGCCGCCCTTCCAACGCCAGGGCACCCTGGAGCAGCTGCAGTTCATACCTGGCCACCACCTGCCCCAGCACCTGCGCACTGCCAGCAAGAACGAGGTGACTGTCTGA
- the Ube2s gene encoding ubiquitin-conjugating enzyme E2 S, with amino-acid sequence MNSNVENLPPHIIRLVYKEVTTLTTDPPDGIKVFPNEEDLTDLQVTIEGPEGTPYAGGLFRMKLLLGKDFPASPPKGYFLTKIFHPNVGANGEICVNVLKRDWTAELGIRHVLLTIKCLLIHPNPESALNEEAGRLLLENYEEYAARARLLTEIHGGAGGPSSGRAEASRALASGAASSTDPVVPGGLGGADGPMAKKHAGERDKKLAAKKKTDKKRALRRL; translated from the exons ATG AACTCCAATGTAGAGAACTTGCCCCCCCACATCATCCGCCTGGTGTACAAGGAAGTGACGACACTGACCACGGACCCACCTGATGGCATCAAGGTCTTCCCCAACGAGGAGGACCTCACTGACCTGCAGGTCACCATCGAGGGCCCTG AGGGTACCCCTTATGCTGGAGGTCTCTTCCGTATGAAACTCCTGCTGGGGAAGGATTTCCCTGCCTCACCACCCAAGGGCTACTTCCTGACCAAGATATTTCACCCAAATGTGGGAGCCAACGGTGAGATCTGTGTCAATGTGCTCAAGAGGGACTGGACGGCTGAGCTGGGCATCCGACATGTGCTGCTG ACCATCAAGTGCCTGCTGATCCACCCTAACCCAGAGTCTGCACTCAACGAGGAGGCAGGTCGCCTGCTCTTGGAGAACTACGAGGAGTATGCTGCCCGGGCCCGCCTGCTCACAGAGATCCACGGTGGTGCAGGTGGGCCCAGCAGTGGGCGGGCTGAGGCCAGCCGGGCCCTGGCCAGTGGCGCAGCCTCCTCCACTGACCCTGTGGTCCCTGGAGGTCTAGGAGGAGCTGATGGTCCCATGGCCAAGAAGCACGCTGGTGAGCGCGATAAGAAGTTGGCAGCCAAGAAAAAGACAGACAAGAAGCGGGCACTTCGGCGGCTGTAG